In one window of Vespa crabro chromosome 6, iyVesCrab1.2, whole genome shotgun sequence DNA:
- the LOC124424615 gene encoding disks large homolog 5-like isoform X6, protein MASGASSLGSAGGSDGAINMERDNGGYGSVGNPVGSTECRTDYEGLQAQCDKAMHQLKLLRHKHSDTVRRCEHTMKELEYYRGQHIAVMNQLEATSQESSALRGKYGDLVNDKQRLDREVQALQKEVSELRCQNQEALVSDSNNGDMNQHYLSALRRYEAIKDEYDSLRKRYDDLIASHSSVVNKLELSQEEAARLKKQYDEILQERNTAVRERNGLKQQCTAAIRQWDIALRERNEYREALAKMQQQHEEAVKEINQAMVLRMKTSKDIKRLTEERNAALQEYSLIMGERDTVHKEMEKLGDDLTQSFTKITHLENQNKQLVDEKKTLSYQIETLRREISSALQDRDESLKQCNELRQKFGDYSEGANRDYKNRLELHSYNRERDNASKEAERETNNGDAKREKERMDNIDQANLELDKLRKSVETLQAELEEAIQEAEVSKRRRDWAFSERDKIVLERESIRTLCDRLRKERDRAVSELAGALRDSDDIKKQRNEASRELKDLKEKLESGDALRASVFGQGLAHGHDNTIDAEPNEWEVLTIHMDLSRLVDTDRDLGIMLVGGRDNPYYPNDTGVYVAQVTQGSTADGKLRVNDCIIRVNNVDCASVSSRMILETLRSCAVSPTTLTIRRRRLSRRSLRTIQLPVGSIPHGIALELGIYISKISPGSSAAKDGNLAVGDRVLNINSKPMEGINSAHEAMTILNDNTTDVLTITTLKGIPLSSATSSETMPISGSFASEKQKMVNSCSQTEHERLMLKTTSDDSDRRYIGSNFGDRSVYKVSKSVSGEKPSGISNAWDNIREKIDFVRGRKPSKDRDDKKKRHPNSSPNTFEQEQDAIAELDSVIESYHKKTTNGVLKRSKRRGTEKMEKNGGTWPKARGGPLIQNGTGTILHPRKTKERLPLSVLLNHPPKYDSYNYNRISNPIPLVNFSNVSNRHTVYKAVETPLPNFSKSGQLFGQKSFTPAVQFKDITIDKKVTIEIENTDNRLSSTLAPSETSIDVSVKSGNIGRDMDYFAKKKAQKYAMSNDSQVETLQHNRAHSQLYSGIGSSTSSTSGPRQQLAGSASSSSSEAGGGEGGTRSGSPTPCNSPEVPRKTTIEPLENTEPERDTTTTTTTLLSVKRAERDIRNSASLEVRSTQEREREIRNSASLDINIRKPELRSSATLDNMRNSATLDTLRVTGSTLTRAQLNQAATTLQRQNATVRSPTQEEQNRKSPTPGEPRYLFIETRKCSNLGISLVGGNGVGIFVHSVQPGCLAEEAGLRTGDRILEYNGVDLKQATAEQAALELARPADKVTLIAQYLPQRYNEVKDKPGDSFYIKAMFDRVGEVGDSLQLHFNKDDILYVDNTMFNGTPGHWRAWLVDQTGRRQTCGIIPSKFKVEEELLLRRSLGDIETDAGRRGTTSARRSFFRRKKHQRSSSRDSKELSHITGVNMGWYSDSGTLNEESLPASYQRVERLDYPALRPVLIIGPLSECVVTKLLQEFPGQFTRCLAEAMHCSQATLEQGLRDSLYVDYRKKGSYFECTTVQAVKDICEKSTHCILDISIASIERLHRHQIYPIVLLIKFKSTKQIKEVKDSRYPSDKVSAKAAKEMYEQALKLEAEYRHFISAVIPAGVNVAYICTQVKGAVDDEQSKALWVPRGLP, encoded by the exons ATGGCTTCTGGTGCATCATCCTTAGGTAGCGCTGGAGGTAGTG atgGAGCAATAAATATGG AAAGGGACAATGGAGGCTACGGGAGCGTTGGAAATCCTGTTGGGAGTACTGAATGTCGTACCGATTATGAGGGCTTACAAGCTCAGTGTGATAAAGCAATGCATCAGCTTAAGTTACTTAGGCATAAGCACTCCGATACTGTTAGACG GTGTGAACATACTATGAAAGAATTGGAGTATTATCGTGGACAACATATAGCAGTCATGAATCAGTTAGAAGCGACATCCCAAGAAAGCTCTGCTCTCCGTGGAAAGTATGGAGATCTGGTAAATGACAAACAGAGACTGGACAGAGAAGTGCAAGCATTACAGAAAGAAGTGTCGGAATTAAGATGTCAGAATCAAGAAGCTCTTGTTTCTGACAGCAACAATGGAGATATGAATCAGCATTATTTATCTGCGCTTAGAAGATATGAAGCCATCAAGGACGAATATGACTCGCTTAGAAAGCGATATGATGATTTAATAGCATCTCATTCCTCTGTTGTTAACAag TTGGAATTATCGCAAGAAGAAGCTGCAAGATTGAAGAAACAATATGATGAAATTCTTCAAGAACGTAACACTGCCGTACGTGAGCGTAATGGATTAAAACAACAATGTACCGCTGCCATAAGGCAGTGGGACATTGCGTTGAGGGAGAGGAATGAATATAGAGAAGCTCTTGCTAAAATGCAGCAGCAACATGAAGAAGCAGTAAAGGAAATTAATCAAGCCATGGTGTTACGTATGAAAACAAGCAAAGATATTAAGCGGCTTACGGAAGAAAGGAATGCAGCATTACAAGAATATAGTTTAATTATGGGTGAAAGAGATACCGTACACAAGGAGATGGAGAAACTTGGCGATGATCTGACCCAATCTTTTACTAAAATCACACATTtagaaaatcaaaataaacaaCTTGTTGATGAA AAAAAGACGCTGTCCTATCAGATAGAAACATTAAGGAGAGAAATATCATCTGCTCTTCAAGACAGAGACGAGTCTTTAAAGCAATGCAATGAATTACGTCAAAAGTTCGGTGATTATTCCGAAGGTGCAAACAGAGATTACAAGAATCGTTTGGAGTTGCATTCTTATAATCGAGAACGAGACAATGCAAGTAAAGAAGCCGAACGTGAAACAAATAATGGAGAtgctaagagagaaaaagaacgtatGGACAATATAGATCAAGCTAATTTAGAATTAGACAAGCTTAGAAAATCGGTAGAAACATTGCAAGCCGAACTCGAAGAAGCAATACAAGAAGCAGAAGTATCCAAACGAAGAAGAGATTGGGCATTTagcgagagagataaaatagtactggagagagaaagtataagAACTTTATGCGATAGATTAAGGAAAGAACGTGATCGTGCTGTTTCGGAATTGGCAGGTGCTTTGCGTGATTctgatgatataaaaaaacaacgaaacGAGGCTTCGAGAGAGttgaaagatttaaaagagaaGCTAGAGTCTGGCGACGCATTGAGAGCAAGTGTCTTTGGGCAAGGTCTTGCGCATGGTCACGACAACACTATTGATGCGGAACCTAACGAGTGGGAAGTACTTACTATCCATATGGATTTGAGCAGACTCGTGGATACTGATCGTGATCTGGGTATAATGTTAGTGGGGGGGCGTGATAATCCATATTACCCTAATGATACGGGTGTTTATGTAGCACAAGTTACACAAGGAAGTACGGCTGACGGCAAATTGAGAGTAAACGATTGCATCATACGTGTGAACAACGTTGATTGTGCCTCGGTATCTTCAAGAATGATATTAGAAACGCTACGTTCTTGTGCCGTAAGTCCGACCACGTTGACTATAAGAAGACGAAGATTAAGTAGAAGATCGTTGAGGACTATACAGCTACCTGTCGGCTCTATTCCACATGGAATTGCTTTAGAGCttggtatatacatatcaaaAATATCACCTGGCAGCTCAGCTGCTAAAGATGGAAATTTGGCTGTTGGCGACAGAGTCTTGAAT atCAATAGTAAACCAATGGAAGGAATAAATTCGGCGCATGAGGCAATGACTATCTTAAACGACAATACAACGGATGTATTAACGATCACTACGCTTAAAGGAATTCCTTTATCTTCTGCTACTAGTTCGGAAACGATGCCAATCAGTGGCAGTTTTGCATCGGAAAAGCAAAAGATGGTAAATAGTTGTTCGCAAACCGAACATGAAAGATTGATGTTGAAAACAACGTCGGACGACTCTGATAGAAGATATATTGGCTCGAACTTCGGAGACAGAAGTGTTTATAAAGTTTCGAAATCTGTTAGCGGGGAAAAGCCAAGTGGGATAAGTAATGCTTGGgataatataagagaaaagatcgATTTCGTGAGAGGCCGAAAACCTAGTAAGGATCGGgatgataagaagaagagacatCCCAATTCAAGTCCAAATACATTCGAACAAGAACAGGATGCAATAGCTGAACTTGATTCGGTTATAGAGAGTTATCACAAGAAAACAACTAACGGTGTACTCAAACGAAGTAAACGTCGTGGGACAgagaaaatggagaaaaatggTGGTACATGGCCCAAGGCTAGAGGTGGTCCACTAATACAAAATGGTACTGGTACGATATTACATCCACGTAAAACGAAGGAAAGGCTACCACTGAGCGTACTTCTAAATCATCCGCCAAAGTATGATAGTTACAACTATAATCGTATTTCCAATCCTATCCCCCTAGTTAATTTCTCTAATGTCAGTAATCGGCATACTGTATACAAAGCCGTAGAAACACCATTACCAAATTTCAGCAAATCGGGACAACTCTTTGGTCAGAAGTCCTTCACTCCAGCAGTACAATTCAAGGATATTACGATAGATAAGAAAGTGACGATCGAGATAGAGAATACCGATAACAGGCTTAGCTCGACTTTGGCGCCATCCGAGACAAGTATTGATGTCTCTGTAAAATCTGGAAATATTGGTCGAGATATGGATTACTTCGCTAAAAAGAAAGCACAGAAGTACGCTATGAGTAACGATAGCCAGGTAGAAACGTTGCAACATAATAGAGCGCACTCTCAACTCTATTCGGGAATTGGGTCATCAACTTCGTCCACTAGTGGACCTAGACAACAACTAGCTg GATCAGCATCCTCTAGTTCTTCGGAAGCTGGTGGTGGAGAAGGTGGCACCAGAAGTGGCTCACCTACACCATGTAACAGTCCAGAAGTTCCAAGGAAAACAACGATCGAACCTTTGGAAAATACTGAACCTGAACGTGacactactaccactactactactttatTGAGTGTAAAACGTGCAGAACGAGATATCAGAAATTCTGCTTCGTTGGAAGTTAGGTCTACGCAAGAAAGAGAACGTGAAATCAGAAATTCAGCATCTTTGGATATCAATATAAGAAAACCTGAATTACGTAGTTCGGCTACTCTCGACAATATGCGCAATTCTGCAACTCTTGACACTTTACGCGTAACTGGCAGCACACTAACACGTGCACAACTTAATCAGGCTGCGACAACATTGCAGAGACAAAATGCAACCGTAAGGAGCCCGACGCAAGAAGAACAAAATCGTAAAAGTCCAACTCCAGGTGAACCAAGatatttattcattgaaaCTAGGAAGTGTTCTAATTTAGGTATATCGCTCGTGGGAGGCAACGGCGTTGGTATATTCGTTCATTCCGTGCAGCCTGGCTGTTTGGCAGAAGAAGCTGGCTTACGTACTGGTGATAGAATTTTGGAATATAATGGTGTAGATCTGAAACAAGCAACCGCTGAACAAGCCGCACTCGAATTAGCAAGACCAGCAGATAAAGTGACCTTAATAGCTCAATATTTACCACAGCGATATAACGAAGTCAAGGATAAACCTGGTGATAGTTTTTACATTAAGGCGATGTTTGATCGAGTCGGTGAAGTGGGAGATAGTCTGCAACTTCATTTCAACAAGGATGATATTTTGTATGTGGATAATACTATGTTTAATGGTACACCTGGTCATTGGAGAGCTTGGTTGGTCGATCAAACTGGAAGGCGACAAACTTGTGGTATAATTCCAAGCAAATTCAA aGTCGAAGAAGAATTACTTTTGCGACGATCCTTAGGAGATATAGAAACAGATGCTGGTAGACGTGGTACAACGAGTGCACGCAGGAGCTTCTTCCGGCGAAAGAAACATCAACGTTCGTCCAGTAGAGATAGTAAAGAATTATCTCATATTACTGGAGTAAATATGGGCTGGTATAGCGACAGTGGAACATTGAACGAGGAAAGCCTTCCAGCTAGTTATCAGCGTGTCGAAAGACTCGATT ATCCAGCTTTGAGACCTGTATTGATAATTGGTCCTCTGAGCGAATGCGTTGTGAcaaaattattacaagaatttCCTGGACAATTCACAAGATGTCTTGCAGAAGCTATGCATTGTTCTCAAGCGACACTCGAACAAGGCTTAAGAGATTCCCTTTACGTAGACTacaggaagaaaggaagtTATTTCGAATGTACTACTGTTCAAGCTGTCAAAGATATTTGCGAGAAG AGCACACACTGTATCTTGGATATATCAATCGCCTCTATTGAACGACTTCATAGACATCAGATCTATCCAATAGTCTTATTGATCAAATTTAAAAGTACTAAGCAAATAAAGGAGGTAAAAGACTCAAGGTATCCTAGCGATAAAGTCAGCGCTAAGGCTGCTAAAGAAATGTATGAGCAAGCGCTTAAGTTAGAAGCTGAATATAGGCATTTTATTTCTG cTGTCATTCCAGCAGGGGTGAACGTTGCCTATATATGCACACAAGTCAAGGGAGCCGTCGATGATGAACAAAGTAAGGCACTTTGGGTTCCACGAGGACTTCCCTGA
- the LOC124424615 gene encoding disks large homolog 5-like isoform X2: MASGASSLGSAGGSDGAINMERDNGGYGSVGNPVGSTECRTDYEGLQAQCDKAMHQLKLLRHKHSDTVRRCEHTMKELEYYRGQHIAVMNQLEATSQESSALRGKYGDLVNDKQRLDREVQALQKEVSELRCQNQEALVSDSNNGDMNQHYLSALRRYEAIKDEYDSLRKRYDDLIASHSSVVNKLELSQEEAARLKKQYDEILQERNTAVRERNGLKQQCTAAIRQWDIALRERNEYREALAKMQQQHEEAVKEINQAMVLRMKTSKDIKRLTEERNAALQEYSLIMGERDTVHKEMEKLGDDLTQSFTKITHLENQNKQLVDEKKTLSYQIETLRREISSALQDRDESLKQCNELRQKFGDYSEGANRDYKNRLELHSYNRERDNASKEAERETNNGDAKREKERMDNIDQANLELDKLRKSVETLQAELEEAIQEAEVSKRRRDWAFSERDKIVLERESIRTLCDRLRKERDRAVSELAGALRDSDDIKKQRNEASRELKDLKEKLESGDALRASVFGQGLAHGHDNTIDAEPNEWEVLTIHMDLSRLVDTDRDLGIMLVGGRDNPYYPNDTGVYVAQVTQGSTADGKLRVNDCIIRVNNVDCASVSSRMILETLRSCAVSPTTLTIRRRRLSRRSLRTIQLPVGSIPHGIALELGIYISKISPGSSAAKDGNLAVGDRVLNINSKPMEGINSAHEAMTILNDNTTDVLTITTLKGIPLSSATSSETMPISGSFASEKQKMVNSCSQTEHERLMLKTTSDDSDRRYIGSNFGDRSVYKVSKSVSGEKPSGISNAWDNIREKIDFVRGRKPSKDRDDKKKRHPNSSPNTFEQEQDAIAELDSVIESYHKKTTNGVLKRSKRRGTEKMEKNGGTWPKARGGPLIQNGTGTILHPRKTKERLPLSVLLNHPPNKSGQLFGQKSFTPAVQFKDITIDKKVTIEIENTDNRLSSTLAPSETSIDVSVKSGNIGRDMDYFAKKKAQKYAMSNDSQVETLQHNRAHSQLYSGIGSSTSSTSGPRQQLAGNFSFPPYTHLHPHPHQQNSLPSRYPSPPSLPSAQSGESIGLPDARSYCFEPPYSPGPQTGFGHLHTPSVDLHYHKPRAPPVGMAYDVPAYTHGYEGGTFPRKKENQRFRIPSNPSVTSKNSVGKLSTGSIERTSERGSPMPTFHVEVLSPGTGNGSNTGGTIRGGSNSKRSSMPDYCYSQPRPAPGELRRVHIDKSVEPLGIQISCLESGGVFVSTVSEHSLASQVGLQIGDQLLEVCGINMRSATYQLAANVLRQCGNSITMLVQYSPDKYNELEGSASSSSSEAGGGEGGTRSGSPTPCNSPEVPRKTTIEPLENTEPERDTTTTTTTLLSVKRAERDIRNSASLEVRSTQEREREIRNSASLDINIRKPELRSSATLDNMRNSATLDTLRVTGSTLTRAQLNQAATTLQRQNATVRSPTQEEQNRKSPTPGEPRYLFIETRKCSNLGISLVGGNGVGIFVHSVQPGCLAEEAGLRTGDRILEYNGVDLKQATAEQAALELARPADKVTLIAQYLPQRYNEVKDKPGDSFYIKAMFDRVGEVGDSLQLHFNKDDILYVDNTMFNGTPGHWRAWLVDQTGRRQTCGIIPSKFKVEEELLLRRSLGDIETDAGRRGTTSARRSFFRRKKHQRSSSRDSKELSHITGVNMGWYSDSGTLNEESLPASYQRVERLDYPALRPVLIIGPLSECVVTKLLQEFPGQFTRCLAEAMHCSQATLEQGLRDSLYVDYRKKGSYFECTTVQAVKDICEKSTHCILDISIASIERLHRHQIYPIVLLIKFKSTKQIKEVKDSRYPSDKVSAKAAKEMYEQALKLEAEYRHFISAVIPAGVNVAYICTQVKGAVDDEQSKALWVPRGLP, encoded by the exons ATGGCTTCTGGTGCATCATCCTTAGGTAGCGCTGGAGGTAGTG atgGAGCAATAAATATGG AAAGGGACAATGGAGGCTACGGGAGCGTTGGAAATCCTGTTGGGAGTACTGAATGTCGTACCGATTATGAGGGCTTACAAGCTCAGTGTGATAAAGCAATGCATCAGCTTAAGTTACTTAGGCATAAGCACTCCGATACTGTTAGACG GTGTGAACATACTATGAAAGAATTGGAGTATTATCGTGGACAACATATAGCAGTCATGAATCAGTTAGAAGCGACATCCCAAGAAAGCTCTGCTCTCCGTGGAAAGTATGGAGATCTGGTAAATGACAAACAGAGACTGGACAGAGAAGTGCAAGCATTACAGAAAGAAGTGTCGGAATTAAGATGTCAGAATCAAGAAGCTCTTGTTTCTGACAGCAACAATGGAGATATGAATCAGCATTATTTATCTGCGCTTAGAAGATATGAAGCCATCAAGGACGAATATGACTCGCTTAGAAAGCGATATGATGATTTAATAGCATCTCATTCCTCTGTTGTTAACAag TTGGAATTATCGCAAGAAGAAGCTGCAAGATTGAAGAAACAATATGATGAAATTCTTCAAGAACGTAACACTGCCGTACGTGAGCGTAATGGATTAAAACAACAATGTACCGCTGCCATAAGGCAGTGGGACATTGCGTTGAGGGAGAGGAATGAATATAGAGAAGCTCTTGCTAAAATGCAGCAGCAACATGAAGAAGCAGTAAAGGAAATTAATCAAGCCATGGTGTTACGTATGAAAACAAGCAAAGATATTAAGCGGCTTACGGAAGAAAGGAATGCAGCATTACAAGAATATAGTTTAATTATGGGTGAAAGAGATACCGTACACAAGGAGATGGAGAAACTTGGCGATGATCTGACCCAATCTTTTACTAAAATCACACATTtagaaaatcaaaataaacaaCTTGTTGATGAA AAAAAGACGCTGTCCTATCAGATAGAAACATTAAGGAGAGAAATATCATCTGCTCTTCAAGACAGAGACGAGTCTTTAAAGCAATGCAATGAATTACGTCAAAAGTTCGGTGATTATTCCGAAGGTGCAAACAGAGATTACAAGAATCGTTTGGAGTTGCATTCTTATAATCGAGAACGAGACAATGCAAGTAAAGAAGCCGAACGTGAAACAAATAATGGAGAtgctaagagagaaaaagaacgtatGGACAATATAGATCAAGCTAATTTAGAATTAGACAAGCTTAGAAAATCGGTAGAAACATTGCAAGCCGAACTCGAAGAAGCAATACAAGAAGCAGAAGTATCCAAACGAAGAAGAGATTGGGCATTTagcgagagagataaaatagtactggagagagaaagtataagAACTTTATGCGATAGATTAAGGAAAGAACGTGATCGTGCTGTTTCGGAATTGGCAGGTGCTTTGCGTGATTctgatgatataaaaaaacaacgaaacGAGGCTTCGAGAGAGttgaaagatttaaaagagaaGCTAGAGTCTGGCGACGCATTGAGAGCAAGTGTCTTTGGGCAAGGTCTTGCGCATGGTCACGACAACACTATTGATGCGGAACCTAACGAGTGGGAAGTACTTACTATCCATATGGATTTGAGCAGACTCGTGGATACTGATCGTGATCTGGGTATAATGTTAGTGGGGGGGCGTGATAATCCATATTACCCTAATGATACGGGTGTTTATGTAGCACAAGTTACACAAGGAAGTACGGCTGACGGCAAATTGAGAGTAAACGATTGCATCATACGTGTGAACAACGTTGATTGTGCCTCGGTATCTTCAAGAATGATATTAGAAACGCTACGTTCTTGTGCCGTAAGTCCGACCACGTTGACTATAAGAAGACGAAGATTAAGTAGAAGATCGTTGAGGACTATACAGCTACCTGTCGGCTCTATTCCACATGGAATTGCTTTAGAGCttggtatatacatatcaaaAATATCACCTGGCAGCTCAGCTGCTAAAGATGGAAATTTGGCTGTTGGCGACAGAGTCTTGAAT atCAATAGTAAACCAATGGAAGGAATAAATTCGGCGCATGAGGCAATGACTATCTTAAACGACAATACAACGGATGTATTAACGATCACTACGCTTAAAGGAATTCCTTTATCTTCTGCTACTAGTTCGGAAACGATGCCAATCAGTGGCAGTTTTGCATCGGAAAAGCAAAAGATGGTAAATAGTTGTTCGCAAACCGAACATGAAAGATTGATGTTGAAAACAACGTCGGACGACTCTGATAGAAGATATATTGGCTCGAACTTCGGAGACAGAAGTGTTTATAAAGTTTCGAAATCTGTTAGCGGGGAAAAGCCAAGTGGGATAAGTAATGCTTGGgataatataagagaaaagatcgATTTCGTGAGAGGCCGAAAACCTAGTAAGGATCGGgatgataagaagaagagacatCCCAATTCAAGTCCAAATACATTCGAACAAGAACAGGATGCAATAGCTGAACTTGATTCGGTTATAGAGAGTTATCACAAGAAAACAACTAACGGTGTACTCAAACGAAGTAAACGTCGTGGGACAgagaaaatggagaaaaatggTGGTACATGGCCCAAGGCTAGAGGTGGTCCACTAATACAAAATGGTACTGGTACGATATTACATCCACGTAAAACGAAGGAAAGGCTACCACTGAGCGTACTTCTAAATCATCCGCCAAA CAAATCGGGACAACTCTTTGGTCAGAAGTCCTTCACTCCAGCAGTACAATTCAAGGATATTACGATAGATAAGAAAGTGACGATCGAGATAGAGAATACCGATAACAGGCTTAGCTCGACTTTGGCGCCATCCGAGACAAGTATTGATGTCTCTGTAAAATCTGGAAATATTGGTCGAGATATGGATTACTTCGCTAAAAAGAAAGCACAGAAGTACGCTATGAGTAACGATAGCCAGGTAGAAACGTTGCAACATAATAGAGCGCACTCTCAACTCTATTCGGGAATTGGGTCATCAACTTCGTCCACTAGTGGACCTAGACAACAACTAGCTggtaatttctcttttccccccTACACGCATTTGCATCCGCATCCACACCAGCAGAACTCTTTACCCTCAAGATATCCATCACCACCGTCATTGCCGTCTGCACAATCCGGAGAGTCTATAGGACTTCCCGATGCACGATCCTACTGTTTTGAACCTCCGTATAGTCCGGGCCCGCAAACGGGTTTTGGTCATTTGCACACACCCTCCGTAGATTTGCATTACCACAAACCTCGTGCTCCACCAGTCGGCATGGCATACGATGTGCCAGCATATACTCATGGATACGAAGGTGGTACATttccaagaaaaaaagaaaatcaacgtTTTCGTATACCGTCCAATCCTAGTGTTACATCAAAAAACAGTGTTGGCAAACTTTCGACTGGAAGTATAGAAAGAACTTCAGAGAGAGGCAGTCCAATGCCAACTTTTCACGTGGAGGTTCTCAGTCCTGGAACGGGTAATGGTAGTAATACCGGAGGAACCATCAGGGGAGGCAGCAATAGCAAGAGATCGAGTATGccagattattgttattcccAACCTCGACCAGCTCCTGGTGAACTACGTAGAGTTCATATAGACAAATCGGTTGAGCCATTAGGCATACAAATTTCTTGTTTGGAAAGTGGAGGAGTTTTCGTTTCCACTGTCAGTGAACATAGCTTGGCGTCTCAAGTCGGTCTTCAAATCGGTGATCAACTATTAGAAGTATGTGGAATTAATATGAGGAGTGCTACTTATCAACTAGCTGCCAACGTTTTACGCCAGTGTGGTAATTCCATAACGATGTTGGTGCAGTACAGTCCAGACA AGTACAACGAACTTGAAGGATCAGCATCCTCTAGTTCTTCGGAAGCTGGTGGTGGAGAAGGTGGCACCAGAAGTGGCTCACCTACACCATGTAACAGTCCAGAAGTTCCAAGGAAAACAACGATCGAACCTTTGGAAAATACTGAACCTGAACGTGacactactaccactactactactttatTGAGTGTAAAACGTGCAGAACGAGATATCAGAAATTCTGCTTCGTTGGAAGTTAGGTCTACGCAAGAAAGAGAACGTGAAATCAGAAATTCAGCATCTTTGGATATCAATATAAGAAAACCTGAATTACGTAGTTCGGCTACTCTCGACAATATGCGCAATTCTGCAACTCTTGACACTTTACGCGTAACTGGCAGCACACTAACACGTGCACAACTTAATCAGGCTGCGACAACATTGCAGAGACAAAATGCAACCGTAAGGAGCCCGACGCAAGAAGAACAAAATCGTAAAAGTCCAACTCCAGGTGAACCAAGatatttattcattgaaaCTAGGAAGTGTTCTAATTTAGGTATATCGCTCGTGGGAGGCAACGGCGTTGGTATATTCGTTCATTCCGTGCAGCCTGGCTGTTTGGCAGAAGAAGCTGGCTTACGTACTGGTGATAGAATTTTGGAATATAATGGTGTAGATCTGAAACAAGCAACCGCTGAACAAGCCGCACTCGAATTAGCAAGACCAGCAGATAAAGTGACCTTAATAGCTCAATATTTACCACAGCGATATAACGAAGTCAAGGATAAACCTGGTGATAGTTTTTACATTAAGGCGATGTTTGATCGAGTCGGTGAAGTGGGAGATAGTCTGCAACTTCATTTCAACAAGGATGATATTTTGTATGTGGATAATACTATGTTTAATGGTACACCTGGTCATTGGAGAGCTTGGTTGGTCGATCAAACTGGAAGGCGACAAACTTGTGGTATAATTCCAAGCAAATTCAA aGTCGAAGAAGAATTACTTTTGCGACGATCCTTAGGAGATATAGAAACAGATGCTGGTAGACGTGGTACAACGAGTGCACGCAGGAGCTTCTTCCGGCGAAAGAAACATCAACGTTCGTCCAGTAGAGATAGTAAAGAATTATCTCATATTACTGGAGTAAATATGGGCTGGTATAGCGACAGTGGAACATTGAACGAGGAAAGCCTTCCAGCTAGTTATCAGCGTGTCGAAAGACTCGATT ATCCAGCTTTGAGACCTGTATTGATAATTGGTCCTCTGAGCGAATGCGTTGTGAcaaaattattacaagaatttCCTGGACAATTCACAAGATGTCTTGCAGAAGCTATGCATTGTTCTCAAGCGACACTCGAACAAGGCTTAAGAGATTCCCTTTACGTAGACTacaggaagaaaggaagtTATTTCGAATGTACTACTGTTCAAGCTGTCAAAGATATTTGCGAGAAG AGCACACACTGTATCTTGGATATATCAATCGCCTCTATTGAACGACTTCATAGACATCAGATCTATCCAATAGTCTTATTGATCAAATTTAAAAGTACTAAGCAAATAAAGGAGGTAAAAGACTCAAGGTATCCTAGCGATAAAGTCAGCGCTAAGGCTGCTAAAGAAATGTATGAGCAAGCGCTTAAGTTAGAAGCTGAATATAGGCATTTTATTTCTG cTGTCATTCCAGCAGGGGTGAACGTTGCCTATATATGCACACAAGTCAAGGGAGCCGTCGATGATGAACAAAGTAAGGCACTTTGGGTTCCACGAGGACTTCCCTGA